The Lycium barbarum isolate Lr01 chromosome 12, ASM1917538v2, whole genome shotgun sequence genome includes a region encoding these proteins:
- the LOC132622602 gene encoding mitogen-activated protein kinase kinase kinase 5-like — translation MHWWQSAFSSSARSSSSSNRKVHSDDSVIVTRGSGRGVLKSALFGTRSRIRQISRKKKKPGQHHHNDVVDDWRSQCSYESSPVEGRPPPQPLPLPDLDVILRQHPNLVQAPSVPLPSPRHGVLHHKGGEETEREKDRERTDAFNGDAHNINSGTTREGRLLSQDARKRTEHSATPLSRKMPPRMLLVPDRIPPDFWTSAPTSPYASPAHSHLKSGHDHTMSPLFVTPPSVFQVWSAPEMPPNSDAHHGLGFSYNHAFSSVDSSPLHSPRLSPQRRSKSPSGPASPLHQPLPNDHQSPMARRESTCAQANVHPLPLPPLATPPVSPPAPKTDITPVKSQWKKGKLIGRGTFGSVYVASNRETGALCALKEVELLPDDPKSAESIRQLEQEINVLSHLKHPNIVQYYGSEIVDDRFYIYLEYVHPGSINKFIQDHCGAITESIVRNFTRHILCGLAYLHSKKTIHRDIKGANLLVDAYGVVKLADFGMAKHLNGHSANLSLKGSPYWMAPELLQSVMQRDNSSDLALAIDIWSLGCTIIEMLNGKPPWSEYEAAAAMFKVLKDTPPIPESLSPEGKDFLHCCFRRNPAERPSASMLLEHRFVRISHQPEVPSFVQQLNGIRLTEKLHSQRDQLSYKLDSVHVSLER, via the exons ATGCATTGGTGGCAGAGCGCATTCTCATCTTCCGCACGATCATCATCATCCTCCAACAGGAAGGTTCATTCCGATGATAGCGTGATCGTCACGCGTGGGAGCGGCCGTGGCGTGCTGAAATCAGCACTCTTCGGCACGCGTAGTCGTATCCGTCAAATATCACGTAAGAAGAAGAAGCCCGGGCAACACCACCACAACGACGTCGTAGATGACTGGCGTTCTCAATGTTCGTATGAGAGTTCTCCGGTGGAGGGTCGCCCACCACCGCAGCCTCTCCCTTTGCCGGACTTGGATGTCATACTACGTCAACATCCTAATTTGGTTCAGGCCCCAAGTGTACCACTTCCTTCGCCTAGACATGGAGTTTTGCATCATAAAGGTGGAGAGGAAACGGAAAGGGAAAAAGATAGAGAAAGGACGGATGCTTTCAATGGCGATGCACATAATATTAACAGCGGAACAACGCGAGAGGg CAGACTATTAAGCCAAGATGCTCGAAAGAGAACAGAGCACTCTGCAACTCCGTTGTCCAGGAAGATGCCACCTCGGATGCTGCTTGTCCCCGACAGAATCCCTCCTGATTTCTGGACAAGTGCTCCGACGAGTCCTTATGCAAGTCCTGCACATAGCCATTTAAAAAGTGGCCATGATCATACAATGAGCCCTCTTTTCGTGACACCTCCGAGTGTTTTTCAAGTTTGGTCGGCCCCGGAGATGCCTCCTAATTCGGATGCCCATCATGGTTTAGGTTTCTCTTATAACCATGCTTTTAGTAGTGTTGATAGTTCTCCTCTTCACAGTCCAAGATTAAGTCCTCAGCGAAGATCCAAGAGTCCAAGTGGACCTGCTTCACCTTTACATCAGCCACTACCAAATGATCATCAGAGTCCAATGGCGCGTCGCGAGAGTACTTGTGCTCAAGCCAATGTTCATCCTTTACCCCTTCCTCCTCTAGCTACCCCTCCCGTTTCACCACCTGCCCCTAAAACAGATATAACACCTGTTAAAAGCCAGTGGAAAAAAGGAAAGCTTATTGGTCGTGGGACATTTGGAAGTGTTTACGTAGCATCAAACAG GGAAACAGGAGCTTTATGTGCGCTGAAAGAAGTTGAATTATTACCAGATGATCCAAAATCTGCTGAGTCTATAAGGCAACTAGAACAG GAAATCAATGTTCTCAGCCATCTCAAACACCCAAACATTGTCCAGTATTATGGAAGTGAAATA GTTGATGACAGGTTTTACATTTATCTGGAGTATGTTCATCCTGGGTCAATCAATAAATTTATCCAAGACCATTGTGGAGCAATTACAGAATCCATCGTGAGGAATTTCACACGCCATATTCTTTGCGGGTTAGCTTACTTGCATAGTAAAAAGACCATTCACAG GGACATTAAAGGGGCTAATTTGCTTGTTGATGCTTATGGGGTTGTCAAGCTTGCAGATTTTGGGATGGCTAAGCAT CTAAACGGGCACTCAGCTAATCTCTCTTTAAAAGGAAGTCCTTATTGGATGGCCCCTGAG CTCTTGCAATCGGTTATGCAGAGGGATAATAGTAGCGATCTTGCCTTAGCTATTGATATATGGAGTTTGGGTTGTACTATAATTGAGATGCTGAATGGCAAACCACCATGGAGTGAATATGAAGCA GCTGCAGCAATGTTCAAGGTTCTAAAAGATACCCCACCAATACCTGAATCATTATCACCGGAAGGAAAAGATTTCTTGCATTGTTGTTTCCGTAGAAATCCAGCAGAGAGGCCATCAGCTAGCATGTTGCTAGAACATCGATTTGTGAGAATTTCACATCAGCCAGAAGTTCCTTCTTTTGTCCAGCAACTTAACGGCATAAGACTCACA GAAAAGTTGCATTCTCAAAGGGATCAGCTAAGTTATAAACTTGACTCAGTGCATGTATCATTAGAAAGATAG